One Dysidea avara chromosome 7, odDysAvar1.4, whole genome shotgun sequence genomic region harbors:
- the LOC136260277 gene encoding ATP-dependent DNA helicase Q1-like, whose protein sequence is MTASTEATATVNESMIDDVAHQMGINRLKPKQMEAITAFLSGRDVFVALPTGYGKSIIFALLPAIFNRIKGCNSSLAVCISPLTSLEVDLTVKLQSRGINAAYVGEQQIDWQETKRVLEGNIEIVFISPESIIHNKAFRNMLRSEAYKERMVALIVDEAHCVKTWGDKFRTDFSKLGELRSLIAVNVMALTATATLDTLKVVKERLSLHDPAVIGLSPNVPNILYSTAKLPKLEDFCRRLSTVLMRHRVSYPKTIIFCRSYSDCGDIYRTLEIMMGSSFTEPIGYPKGLHRFRLVDMFTRASKRKMKQKVLESFVSMTSRLRVVIATTAFSLGIDCPNIRKVIHYGTPGTIEEYVQETGRAGRDGEPAKACLFYGNPPKDVTPEMRSYGTNASQCRRNLLFKRFLFYNVDTVGEISPKCQCCDNCAKNCDCIDCVHRYQS, encoded by the exons ATGACCGCCAGTACAGAAGCTACCGCCACTGTTAATGAGAGTATGATAGACGATGTTGCTCATCAGATGGGGATAAACAGACTTAAGCCAAAACAGATGGAAGCTATTACAGCGTTTTTATCTGGAAGGGATGTGTTCGTAGCTTTGCCAACTGGATATGGTAAATCTATCATCTTTGCTTTGCTTCCTGCAATCTTTAATAGAATAAAAG GTTGCAATAGCAGCCTGGCTGTTTGTATAAGTCCTTTAACATCACTTGAGGTGGACCTAACAGTCAAGCTACAGAGCAGGGGGATTAATGCTGCATATGTTGGTGAGCAGCAAATAGATTGGCAGGAGACCAAGAGAGTGTTAGAGGGAAATATTGAAATAGTTTTTATTAGTCCTGAAAGCATTATTCACAATAAGGCTTTTAGGAATATGCTGCGCAGTGAAGCATACAAAGAAAGAATGGTTGCTTTAATCGTTGATGAGGCACATTGTGTAAAGACTTG GGGTGATAAATTCCGAACAGATTTTTCTAAACTTGGAGAGTTACGTAGCTTGATTGCAGTGAATGTTATGGCTTTGACTGCAACAGCCACATTGGATACCCTGAAGGTAGTTAAGGAACGCCTGTCTCTTCATGACCCTGCAGTTATTGGATTGTCCCCTAATGTTCCTAACATATTGTATTCAACTGCAAAGCTCCCTAAGCTGGAAGATTTCTGTCGCCGTTTGTCCACTGTATTGATGAGACATCGTGTGTCATACCCAAAGACAATTATTTTTTGTCGGAGTTACAGTGATTGTGGTGACATTTATCGTACATTAGAAATAATGATGGGGTCAAGTTTCACCGAGCCTATTGGCTATCCAAAGGGATTACATCGCTTTAGACTTGTTGACATGTTCACTAGAGCTTCCAAAAGGAAGATGAAGCAGAAAGTACTGGAATCATTCGTTTCTATGACCAGTAGATTAAGAGTGGTTATTGCGACTACAGCTTTCAGCTTGGGAATAGACTGTCCTAATATAAGAAAAGTAATTCACTATGGTACTCCAGGCACTATTGAGGAATACGTTCAAGAGACTGGCCGTGCTGGTAGAGATGGAGAACCAGCCAAAGCTTGTTTGTTTTATGGGAATCCGCCAAAAGATGTAACACCAGAGATGAGATCATACGGCACTAATGCTTCACAATGCCGCagaaatcttttgttcaagaGGTTTTTGTTTTACAACGTAGACACCGTTGGAGAGATCTCACCAAAATGTCAGTGCTGTGACAACTGTGCAAAGAATTGTGATTGTATAGACTGTGTGCATCGTTATCAATCATAA
- the LOC136260276 gene encoding uncharacterized protein isoform X1 gives MERCCLCLSLVTDSTSKSKRRKLYNVSCAEYKVVLERLSLQCAKRPFSSYQETSNRDAYLCHRCVDEVKSIDKLERALQTKTQKVLDKLNHLTVLPQSTQVTIGHKRPIVASTSSNPSMLERQKRPSVIPPQQTSSATNPGQPNHQSSSQIDLSEQPVHHDILIAGDEIDMDQFESPAQDEDFVIDSNPINSSSSTSSSDDDVPTDDSESSVMGSPIDRSYTVQETSMSELEASFIPPPHSPIRLSDEDCTSPRQTEEVYPTAAENSVDQQMVTNYTLRDVPANDITCTPTLNPGNQSHWSGFKIVIDNVDKNFRPRYQRVDHQTKSLHCVHMYASKDRIDFSSFSNSKPEQVSVTPEDILPNYSDFSGIKEHFKVLVSRVLVQRLEQFSSQKRDVQWHLPSAYSNEMSMKSTVVPLGIIDQNENRVDEMAEILDQLHKYVPAKSYEVTTHLIDEGEELVHRGYNFHQIACTGDQLTVARQRTAKAVRHHSEDELDRLEGLVPSVEDWHTKQLLVKVIWKWLYSKQSSTEIGILYQLKNTINRTNVPSDPKDNLNACEDFLGVVLEAHIVAAAKTLLSSTEYESVFGLAASIVDSFLQIDLPNTQPSQTQQPGRSRRRGTRQQPVPVDGVHIYGTDVLTLGLLWLGFSDAIKEGDGDKVFVYWKFLLLVFKSGGCRNYSIEAVKLLYQTHTLSPRLAAQLKWGRFINTHGRQGCNISGFIFGAPE, from the exons ATGGAGCGTTGCTGCCTTTGTCTGTCGCTTGTGACGGACAGTACATCCAAAAGCAAGCGAAGAAAGCTTTACAATGTCAGCTGTGCCGAGTACAAGGTTGTACTTGAAAGACTGAGTCTACAATGTGCCAAGCGTCCATTTTCTTCCTACCAAGAAACTAGCAATCGTGATGCGTACCTATGCCATCGCTGCGTTGATGAAGTCAAGTCGATTGATAAGTTAGAGAGGGCTTTGCAAACGAAAACACAGAAGGTTTTGGACAAGCTAAACCACTTGACTGTACTTCCTCAATCAACACAAGTGACAATAGGACACAAGAGGCCTATTGTAGCTTCTACAAGCAGCAATCCATCAATGCTTGAGCGACAAAAGAGACCAAGTGTAATTCCACCTCAACAAACTTCTAGTGCCACCAATCCTGGTCAGCCTAACCATCAATCAAGTTCACAAATTGATCTCTCT GAGCAGCCAGTACACCATGACATTTTAATAGCTGGTGATGAGATTGACATGGATCAATTCGAATCTCCTGCCCAAGACGAGGATTTTGTGATTGATAGCAACCCAATAAACAGCAGCTCATCAACATCGAGCAGTGACGATGATGTGCCCACAGATGATAGTGAATCATCAGTCATGGGTTCACCAATTGATAGGTCATACACTGTACAAGAGACATCAATGAGTGAGCTGGAGGCTTCCTTTATACCACCACCGCACAGTCCAATCAGGCTTTCAGATGAAGACTGTACCTCTCCTCGACAAACCGAGGAAGTGTATCCTACTGCTGCGGAAAACAGTGTCGATCAACAGATGGTGACAAACTATACTCTTCGAGATGTCCCTGCAAACGATATCACTTGTACTCCCACTCTTAATCCGGGAAACCAGTCTCATTGGTCTGGGTTTAAAATAGTCATTGACAATGTGGATAAAAACTTTCGACCCAGATATCAACGAGTTGACCACCAAACTAAATCTTTGCACTGTGTCCACATGTATGCTTCCAAAGACCGAATTGACTTTTCATCGTTTTCTAACTCTAAGCCGGAACAAGTTAGTGTGACACCAGAGGACATTTTGCCAAATTACAGTGATTTTTCTGGTATAAAGGAGCACTTTAAAGTACTTGTTTCAAG GGTGCTTGTGCAGCGTTTGGAACAATTTTCATCCCAGAAGAGAGATGTTCAGTGGCACTTACCTAGTGCATACAGCAACGAGATGTCAATGAAATCCACCGTA GTACCACTTGGCATAATTGATCAGAATGAAAACAGAGTTGACGAGATGGCTGAAATATTGGACCAGTTACACAAATACGTCCCTGCTAAGTCGTATGAAGTTACTACACACTTGATTGATGAGGGAGAAGAGTTAGTACACAGAGGATACAACTTTCATCAGATTGCGTGCACAGGTGATCAACTGACAGTAGCCCGTCAGCGTACTGCCAAAGCTGTACGGCACCATTCCGAAGATGAACTAGATCGATTAGAAGGATTGGTTCCATCTGTTGAAGATTGGCATACCAAGCAATTGCTCGTGAAG GTGATATGGAAGTGGCTATATTCGAAGCAGTCATCGACTGAAATAGGAATTCTCTACCAGCTCAAAAACACAATAAACAGAACAAACGTCCCTTCAGATCCCAAAGACAACCTCAATGCTTGTGAAGACTTCTTGGGAGTGGTTTTAGAAGCACACATTGTGGCTGCTGCAAAAACCCTTTTATCATCTACCGAGTATGAGTCTGTCTTTGGTTTAGCCGCATCGATAGTTGATAGCTTTCTTCAGATTGATTTGCCCAATACACAGCCATCTCAAACACAGCAGCCGGGTAGATCAAGACGTCGTGGAACCAGACAACAACCTGTACCAGTTGATGGCGTTCACATTTACGGAACTGATGTCTTAACACTGGGACTCTTGTGGTTGGGATTTAGTGATGCAATTAAGGAAGGTGATGGGGATAAAGTCTTTGTATACTGGAAGTTTCTTTTGTTAGTCTTTAAGAGTGGAGGATGTCGCAACTACTCTATTGAGGCTGTTAAACTGCTTTATCAGACACACACCTTGTCTCCCAGGTTAGCAGCTCAATTGAAGTGGGGAAGGTTTATTAATACGCACGGAAGGCAGGGATGCAATATTTCAGGATTTATATTTGGAGCACCTGAATAA